A part of Candidatus Electrothrix aestuarii genomic DNA contains:
- a CDS encoding M48 family metallopeptidase, giving the protein MQSCPEYRPGLPEVNDNVSHDHPLKEFVILLSGIIAFLLLAVWSLGLFVDWAAGFISPQMEAVIFSSMQVSGAAIFKQQEDDPRRVELQRLVDELGRCHDVGYPLQVNMAQSQQANAFAFPGGRIIVLEGLLKKVHSENGLVFVLAHEMAHFKNRDHLQGMGRGLVMTALSALLTGAGSDITKLIAPALGVGQAQYSQDRETLADRLALESLHCLYGHVGGASEFFEAMQEEDGEQGGGLGRYFSSHPAAVQRINALHQLAERSGFVVKETASLSTILAPSASHE; this is encoded by the coding sequence ATGCAGTCTTGCCCGGAATATCGGCCTGGCCTGCCGGAAGTAAACGATAATGTCTCCCATGATCATCCGCTCAAGGAATTTGTTATTCTCCTCTCCGGGATAATAGCTTTTCTGCTGCTCGCTGTTTGGAGTCTGGGCTTGTTCGTTGACTGGGCAGCCGGTTTTATTTCTCCACAAATGGAAGCTGTCATCTTTTCCTCAATGCAGGTCTCCGGGGCTGCGATTTTTAAGCAACAAGAAGACGATCCTCGGCGGGTAGAGCTGCAACGGCTCGTGGATGAGCTGGGGCGATGTCATGATGTCGGCTATCCCTTGCAAGTCAATATGGCCCAGTCACAGCAGGCCAATGCCTTTGCCTTTCCTGGCGGACGGATTATCGTCCTGGAAGGGCTACTGAAAAAGGTTCACTCGGAAAATGGGCTTGTCTTTGTCCTTGCTCATGAGATGGCACATTTCAAAAACAGAGATCATCTACAGGGGATGGGAAGAGGCTTGGTGATGACAGCCCTTTCTGCCTTGCTGACTGGGGCAGGTTCAGATATCACCAAGCTTATTGCTCCGGCCTTGGGTGTCGGTCAGGCCCAGTATTCCCAGGATCGGGAGACCTTGGCGGATAGACTGGCCCTGGAGAGTCTCCATTGCTTGTATGGTCATGTGGGCGGGGCAAGTGAGTTTTTTGAAGCCATGCAGGAGGAAGACGGAGAGCAGGGAGGCGGGCTTGGAAGATATTTCTCCAGCCACCCTGCGGCGGTGCAACGAATCAACGCGCTCCATCAATTGGCGGAAAGATCAGGGTTTGTTGTGAAGGAAACAGCCTCCTTGTCCACAATACTTGCTCCAAGCGCTTCGCACGAGTAG